The Halovivax ruber XH-70 genome includes the window TTTCGGCTCGTCGGCTTCGGCGCCGGGCCGGTCGCCGCCGGGGCCGTGGTCGCCGGGGGTCCGTACGATCTCGCACTGGGTGGCTCGACGGTGTCGGTCAGCGGGTTCGAGGCGACGTTCCTGATCGCGACGCTGACGGCGCTCGTGAGCCTCGCGATGGTGGCCACGTTGATCACCGATCCGGAGGGGACGAAGCGGCAAGCCGGTGGCACGCCGTCGGTCCCGTTCACCGACCCGCGAGGAGACAACGTGTTGAATCCCGTGATCACGCTCGGGATCGCCACGCTGTTCATGATGATCGCCATCTCCATCTTCGCGACGCTGCAGAACACCGTCAACGCCCGGCTCGATCAGGCCTCGACCTGGTTCGGCCTGCAGTTCTCGGCGTTCGTCATCGCCCAGATCTTCCTCCAGACGCCGATCGGCCGGGCGAGCGACCGGTTCGGCCGCCGGCCGTTCATCCTCTGGGGGATGGTCATCTTGCTCCCGACGACCCTGGTCCAGGGGTTCGTGCAGACGTCGCTGGCGATGTTCGCCGCCCGCCTCGGACAGGGGGTCGCCGGCGCGATGGTGTTCGCCCCGTCACTCGCGCTGGCGGGCGACCTGGCCCCCGAAGGCGAGTCGGGGACGACCCTCTCCGTGCTGACGATGGCGTTCGGATTCGGGATCGCCCTCGGACCGCTCATCTCGGGTTTTCTCGTCGGCATCGACTTCGCCATCCCGTTCGTCTTCGCCGCCGGGCTCGCCCTCGTCGGTGCCGCACTCGTCGCGACGCAAGTCGAGGAAACCCTCGAAGAGAACGTATCGACGCCGTCCGCAGCCGAGTGAGAACGGCCCTGCGTCAGATGGTCGCACACGAACGGTGGAAAATGTCGCAACGCAAAAGTACCGAATCCCCGTAGCCCCGGGTAATGAGTCTCTCCGAGGAGGCACGCGAACGCCTCGCCGACGTGGTCCAGTTCCAGCCGACCAAGAACAGCGAGCTACAGGATCGATGGGAACTGGAGAGCGGCAGTGAGGTCCACCAGTATCTCGAAACCGAGCTCTCGGAGTACTACTACCGCGACGACAACAGCCTCATCAGGGCCACGCCAGAGGCGGCCGACCTCGTCGACGTCGAGCCGGGTATCGAGAGCGATCCGGACGACGACGCCGCGCCGTCGAAGGTGAGCGTCACGCCGCTCCAGGAGACGATCCTCTCGGTCGTCCCCGGCCCCGACGAACGGTCGGCGAGCGTCGTGTCCGTGCTCCAGGCCGTCCGCGAGACGGGTGACGCCGACCCCGACGTGGACGAGGTCAGATCCGGACTCTCCCGGCTCAAGCGCCTCGGCGTCGTTACGGTCGAGTACCGAACCGTCCCGACCTACCGGCTGGCAGTCGCACGCGACGAGTTCGACGTGACCGTCACCGAGTAGCTGACGAGGATTGCACTCGATCAGATTCCTGCCGTCTCCGGAGTTAGAAGACGTACTCGTCGGCTAACTGCGCCGGCGAGATCAGCGACAGATCGCCGGCCTCCTGCTGTTCAGCGATCGACGATGCGAGAGCCTCGACCGTGGATGCGACGCTGTCGTCGACGTGCGTGAACGCGATCGAGGTGATCCCGCCCACTTCGGCGGTCCACTCGACCAGATTTCCTGCCGTCTCCGGATCGGGATTCGCCACGCGCGTACAGAGGTGTGGGTTCGCGGCGTAGCCCTGCGCCGGGAATCGGCCGGCGAACGCGAGGTCGTGCTGGTCGGCGACGGCATCGTAGGTGACCTCGTCGAACTGGCCGCCGGGGAACGCGAAGAAGCGGGCGCCGTCCCCGTACCCGTTGTCTTCGAGCCACGCGGCCGCGTCGCGAACCTCGGCCTCGCGGTCCTCGGGGTCGAAGTCGAGCATACGGAGGCCCCGATTCGCGTAGCTACCGACCGTCCAGCCGGCGTTCGAGAGCTCGTCCAGGTGCTCCGTCGTCAGCCGGTTCCCCTCGGCGTTTTCCGAGGTCCGGACCCGGCCGGTCGCGACGAACGTCGTCGCCGGGATGTCGTGTTCGTCCAGGATCGGGTAGGCCGTCTCGTACTCCGACTCGTAGCCCCCGTGGAACTGGACCATCACCTGGCCGTTCTCGCTTCGGGGCGCGAAGAAGAGGTCGTCGATCCAGAGGTCTCCCTCGTGGTCGTCGCCGAGCCAGTGGACGATGTGAATCTCGCCGATGCGGGTGAGGTCGACCTCACCCCCCATCTTCGAGAGGCCGAAGTTGCGCCGGACGAAGGGATTCTCGGGATCCGTCTGCTGGCGATACTGGGCCTTGTGTCCGTTCTCGTCCCACAGCTGGATCGCGGGGGCGTTGCTCGATTCGGAGGCCATGGCGAGGCCGGGGACGACCTCGGAGCAGTCGAGCGGCGACGAGAGGGACTTGACGATTCGACCCCTGGCATCCGAATCGGGCGAGAGGCGCACCGACTGCGACCCGGTGACGGAGCGGTCGGTGTCGGCTGCCATCGACCCCTTGGTCGCCGTCCACTCCTCGAGCGATTCGAAGTCGTCCCAGGTGCCCGCGAGGTCCGGCGGCGCCTCCGACGGCTCGTCGTCGTCGAACTCGCCGAACTCGTCGTCGGAGTCGTTGTCGGGATCGTCGTCACCGCCGCTCGTACAACCCGCCACCGCGAGCGCCGTCGTTGCCGTTGCCGTCGTCAGATACGTGCGTCGCTTCATGTGTGACCCTACCGAGGGTGCCTCCAGCGACCGGTTTGTTATGCAGGCACTGGTTCCGACGTGGGGGAGCCGTACACCACCGGCAACGAGAGAGTACAGTGGGCCGTCCGCTCGGGTCGACGCGCGCGCCGATTCGGCGCCGCCGCCGGCGCAGCTCGCGCTGGAAGCCAGGTCTGGTGAGAGCGCGCTGGGTGTATCCTCTCGTTAGAACGTCAGTTCGGACCGCGAGCTGGACCGGGTTCGAGGGGCGCAATTTTGTCCCCCCGGGACGAACGGAGGCTATGGCCGAGATCCCCACCGACGCGACCGACCTGTTCACGAAGCAGACGTTCGCCCACGTCTCGACGCTCCTGCCGGACGGCGCCCCGCACACGACGCCGGTGTGGATCGATTACGACGCGGACGCGAACCGTCTCCTGGTCAACACCGAACGCGGCCGTCGGAAGGACAAGAACGTCCGCGCCGACCCGCGCGTGTCGGTCAGCATGACCGACCCTGACGACCCCTACCGGATGCTCTCGGTGACCGGCGAAGTAGACGAACTCACGACCGACGGCGCCCGCGAGCACGCCGACGAACTCGCCGGGCGCTACACTGGTACCGCGGAGTATCCCAGCCCGATCCAGACAGAACGCGTCATCATGCGGATCCGCCCCGATCAGGTCAGGTACTCGGGAGCGTAGATCGGACGCGGTCGTCAGTCGGACACACCTGTAAGATTCGTCCCAAACACAAAGCGTCCACCCGGTCGATCAGCGCCAGTGGACGTACGACCGTTCGACGATACGATCGTGCCTTATTCTTCGTCCGTCTCTTTCATCTCCTGCAGTTGCCCGATGAGATCGTCGGTCGACGCCCCAGTCTCGACCGTCATCTCCCCGTCGTGATCGTTCTCGTGGACGGAAACGGCAGCATCTTCGTCCTCGTCACTCATCTCTGGCTGCTGCTGCTCGGATTCGTCGTAGCTACCAAAACCCATGAAACAAACCACACCGACCACGCTTTTAGCTGCATCGGTTCTGGCCGCACAGTGACGCAGGATCTCACGCACTGCGGCGATCGGCGTGGTAACCGACGGCATCGGTGGGCGGTGAATCGCGATCCGGAGAGTCGACGGGCGACCTTACCACAGCGGGCAGCGGCGACGGACGAGGATTGCTTCCAATTGAGCTGGCACCCGCCACGCTGGATCGAGGCCGTGGCTGCTGCTCTGCGATAGGTTCTGTGCAGTCACAGGCGCCGAGCGGGTCACTGGACTATCGTCGACGTCGGGTGTCAGGGCTTCCTCGCCGGAATCGAGCCCGAAAACCGCCGTGCCGACTGGTACTCGAACACGAGTTCGTCCGCCGAACCGTGAGTCACCCAGAGGATGCCATCGACCAGCTTCGCGAGCGACGCGACCGTCTCCTCGTCGTGTTCCGTGTACTGGATCCCGACGTAGCCGATTCCGTCCCCGGTTCGGACGCCCTCGATCCGCTGGAGCACGTTACAGACCCGGTCGGTGGCCGCGTGTTCGAGAAACGGCGTGACGGAGCGGACGACGAGGTGACGGGAGTCGGTGGATGGAATCGCCGTCTGGGTGAGTTCGGAGAGGGCGATGACGACGCGTTCGAGATCGGCCGTCGACGGGGTGAACACCGTCGGCGTCGGCCCGTACAGTGACGACAGGTACTGCCGTTCCGACTGCGTATCGACGAGTCCGAGCGACGGGCCGTCCCCGTCACAGATCGAGTCGTAGCTCGTGGTCGTCTGCTCTGCGCTTTCGGTGCTGGTTACGGCGAGTGCGGCGTCGTCCGGCCGGCCGTACTGACACAGCGTTCGCAGTCCGAGTGAATACGTCGAGGGGTCCATCGTCCCCGCGACGAGCACGGTCGATCCCCCGGTAACCGCGTCCGGAAACGGTGGAATCGATACCGAATCGGCGTCCGTCGGTGTGGTGAGTGATTCGTTCATGGCGTATCTGGTTCGAGTCGGGATGGGTTCCTGTCTCAGTGAGTATACACTTCGAACGGGGTTTGTGTCGTCCCGAACACCCCGTAGCGCGCAGCAGTCTCGGTCGGCCCCGGTCGCTGCACACAGATCGGCGATCGTCCCTGCTTAGCTGCCCACCGGTGGTGTCGTCACGGACGGCACCCGGTGTGGGTCGTCCGTCAGTCGGACACAGTCGGTGTCTCGGCCCGTATGGAGTGCCCGACACGAACAGTGGCGGGCGTTTCACACGATGATCGGAGTGGCGCACAGCCGCACCCCCCGTGGCAGCGAGAGAAAGACGGGACGGGCTTCGTCCGTAGATAGTTCCGTCGAACGCACAAATACGTTTCGCCACACGAGGCAGATTGCGACGAATCGGAAGGTGACTCGCCTCACCACGGCCGTTGTCAGCACACCAGTCGTCCACGGTATGGTGTCTCGTGGCACCCCCGTCGATCGCCTCGGCCCGTACCAGTGACTATTTACGAGCAGGACAAGTCTTTGCAGGCAACCGAAATACGCGCTGTCCACGACGTGGTAGCGAACGATCTTGCGACGCGGATCTGCGGAGGCGAACTCACACGCGGCGTTCGTCGGCTGGGAGGCCTCGTTCTGCGTGCCCCTTTGGGCGATACCATGCGTTTGACCGCTCTGATCGGATCGACACATGGAAATCGAAATTGCAACAATCGGCGGCTACGAGGAAGTCGGCCGGCAGATGACTGCCGTCCGCGCAGGTACCGACATCGTCATCTTCGACATGGGGCTGAACCTGTCGAAGGTGCTGATCCACGACAACGTCCAGACCGAGGGGATGCACAGCCTCGATCTGATCGACATGGGAGCGATCCCGGACGATCGGGTCATGGCCGACCTCGAAGGTGACGTGCAGGCGATCGTGCCGACGCACGGCCACCTGGACCACATCGGCGCGATCTCGAAACTGGCCCACCGTTACGACGCACCCGTCGTCTCGACGCCGTTTACCAGCGCGCTGGTCGAAGAGGAGTTCGACGACGAAGAGAAGTTCGGCGACGCCAACGAGCTGGTCACGATGGACCCCGGCGAGTCGATGTCGATCGGCGACACCGGCCAGGTCG containing:
- a CDS encoding MFS transporter, translated to MLRSVLQSIRAAFTVDRRVFALAFARLADGIGNSFLIIVIPLYVASDVVGGRTFGLEEAMIIGIVLSLYGLLNSLFQPFTGRLSDSRGARKRFILLGLGGLATTNFLYLFAGSYLSLVVLRALQGVSIAFIVPTSVALVNELATAGDRGGNMGVYNTFRLVGFGAGPVAAGAVVAGGPYDLALGGSTVSVSGFEATFLIATLTALVSLAMVATLITDPEGTKRQAGGTPSVPFTDPRGDNVLNPVITLGIATLFMMIAISIFATLQNTVNARLDQASTWFGLQFSAFVIAQIFLQTPIGRASDRFGRRPFILWGMVILLPTTLVQGFVQTSLAMFAARLGQGVAGAMVFAPSLALAGDLAPEGESGTTLSVLTMAFGFGIALGPLISGFLVGIDFAIPFVFAAGLALVGAALVATQVEETLEENVSTPSAAE
- a CDS encoding DUF5797 family protein gives rise to the protein MSLSEEARERLADVVQFQPTKNSELQDRWELESGSEVHQYLETELSEYYYRDDNSLIRATPEAADLVDVEPGIESDPDDDAAPSKVSVTPLQETILSVVPGPDERSASVVSVLQAVRETGDADPDVDEVRSGLSRLKRLGVVTVEYRTVPTYRLAVARDEFDVTVTE
- a CDS encoding polysaccharide deacetylase family protein, with protein sequence MKRRTYLTTATATTALAVAGCTSGGDDDPDNDSDDEFGEFDDDEPSEAPPDLAGTWDDFESLEEWTATKGSMAADTDRSVTGSQSVRLSPDSDARGRIVKSLSSPLDCSEVVPGLAMASESSNAPAIQLWDENGHKAQYRQQTDPENPFVRRNFGLSKMGGEVDLTRIGEIHIVHWLGDDHEGDLWIDDLFFAPRSENGQVMVQFHGGYESEYETAYPILDEHDIPATTFVATGRVRTSENAEGNRLTTEHLDELSNAGWTVGSYANRGLRMLDFDPEDREAEVRDAAAWLEDNGYGDGARFFAFPGGQFDEVTYDAVADQHDLAFAGRFPAQGYAANPHLCTRVANPDPETAGNLVEWTAEVGGITSIAFTHVDDSVASTVEALASSIAEQQEAGDLSLISPAQLADEYVF
- a CDS encoding pyridoxamine 5'-phosphate oxidase family protein, producing MAEIPTDATDLFTKQTFAHVSTLLPDGAPHTTPVWIDYDADANRLLVNTERGRRKDKNVRADPRVSVSMTDPDDPYRMLSVTGEVDELTTDGAREHADELAGRYTGTAEYPSPIQTERVIMRIRPDQVRYSGA
- a CDS encoding DUF5786 family protein; protein product: MGFGSYDESEQQQPEMSDEDEDAAVSVHENDHDGEMTVETGASTDDLIGQLQEMKETDEE
- a CDS encoding DUF7504 family protein, which translates into the protein MNESLTTPTDADSVSIPPFPDAVTGGSTVLVAGTMDPSTYSLGLRTLCQYGRPDDAALAVTSTESAEQTTTSYDSICDGDGPSLGLVDTQSERQYLSSLYGPTPTVFTPSTADLERVVIALSELTQTAIPSTDSRHLVVRSVTPFLEHAATDRVCNVLQRIEGVRTGDGIGYVGIQYTEHDEETVASLAKLVDGILWVTHGSADELVFEYQSARRFSGSIPARKP